In the genome of Populus trichocarpa isolate Nisqually-1 chromosome 10, P.trichocarpa_v4.1, whole genome shotgun sequence, the window GAAGGTCAAAAATCTGTTTCTCCGCAGTTGTTTGACTTGCAAGAGCGTCTTTCATCAACCATAGAAGATTTCCAGAAACAACTTGACTTGATTGTGAAGTATGACTGGGACTTCGATAATTACCTGGAAGAGGATGTTCCTGCTGCGGTGAGGTGACATTTTATCTTGCTGAGACTCTATGCAGCATTCTGTCTTTGCAGTTAGCCTTttgattataattgtttttaccaTGATCATTGAAATTTGGTTATAAACAATTCTTGGTGATTCCTCTTGCGTTAATAAGCTTTACCTTTATCCATGTAGATGGAGTATATAAGGGCCCAAACCAAGCCAAAGGATGGTAAATTACTTGCTATTGGACACTCCATGGGAGGTATCTTGCTCTATGCAATGCTGTCACGATGCAGTAAGATACCATCACTCACTGCGTGTCATGTAACTGCAAACTCTTCTGCTTATAAGGGACATAGCACGCATGTTTCCGTGTTACTGGGTTTAGTAGACTTGCTTAtccaacacattaaaatattctttatagTTGCTCATGCAAGTCCCATAATATGTTGGACTATGGGTTTAGTCATTTTCCCTTCACAATTAAgtttataagtttttatatcttccaatcaataaaaaaaatttctgctCATCTAAAGCCTCAAATGTGCATCTAGCATttacaaatgttaaaaaatttggACCAGACTTCTGGCTAGAATCTTTGTTTGAAGTTTAAACCATGATTGAGTATTTCTGGTGAAGGGCCTGGGATTCTCTCTCGTATCCAAGGAATTAGAGAAGTACAAGGAGTACCTATAACCCAAATACTAGGCCAGTCCAAGTTTTAAATGAAAGCAAGACTAGTTCAGTGGGACAGGTGATCATCTTTGAGTATCCAAGTTCTTTGTAACTTGCCAACTGGATGTAGTAGTAGgaattttaagatgaaaaaacatGAAGCTTTCTCAAGTGTCTCCTAAAATCTTCCACCCTGGAGGTAGCAGATCAAATGGATCAGAATATTGTAGAGATGGTGCATTCCTCTGTCTGTAgcattatcttttatttctcatgatCTATATTTTGAgtgtcttttccttttctagtAGACATTTAATCTTGTTTCTAAATCTTTAACAATTGAATGCTAGCTTGTGTGGAGATGATCATTGACTTTTATGAAGCCTAAGTCTGTTTGTCGCCAGCTTTAGCTGCATTAAGTCACCAAAGAAATATtacaatgcaagaaaaatagaaaagagagaaaaaaaccttGCTGAATGTCTCATGACAACCTCTGGATTCTTCACGCAGCACTTACAAATACCCGATTGCTTTCTGAGTTTAAATAATTTACACCATTACATGTTACATTTGAACATGATGACTTTATGGATACTTGCAGCATGGTAGTGATAtttgcaaattaattttttttctgtactTTAAGACTCATGTTGGGTCCGTTTAAGAATAAGATTAATTAAAGAACTCAATGCGGCTCTTTCCCATATTTTGAACTCTGGAGTTGATGTGAAGGTTGAACTCTGGAGTTGATGTGAAGGTTGAACTACCGACACTGCATGTTTAATATGTATACTTTAGAATGTTCTGCCCATGACTAGCTGCATTTGTTAGACGAGGCTGTAGTCTGCAGAATGGTAGAGTTAGAGAGTGTCTGAAACCACACTTgttcaaaaatatgtatttaatgTTTCCCATGCTTTCATTGAATAATGATTGCGTCTATTAAACATGTACTAAATTAGTTTATCTGTTGAAAACATGGTTAGCCTTTATTGCAAGATTTACTAACCTTGGAATAAAATTGAAACGATGTCTTCTTTCCATCTcctggtttcttttttctttttttttctgatttgaatacaaaaagaaataaatgtgtgattattttactaataatattcatttcttgTTTATCATATTCAAGGTTATGAAGGAAGAGACTCTGGATTGGCTGCTATTGGTACTCTAGCTTCATCACTTAACTACACACCTTCAAAGTCGAGACTCAAATTGCTTTTGCCCCTTGTAAGTTGAAAACAAATTCTGCACATCATCCTTTTGTTTATCTAGGTCAGATGTAGCTGTCTACTTTTGAATTCTTGTGAGGAATACCCTTGTTTAAGATACTAATAATGAGACTATTGACAAATAGGCAGACCCTGCTCAAGCTCTTAATGTACCTGTTGTTCCTTTGGGAGCAATGCTGTCAGCAGCATATCCTCTTTCAACCCGCCCTCCTTATGTCTTGTCTTGGCTTAATGATTTGATATCAGCACAGGACATGATGCATCCAGAGTTGTTGGAAAAGCTTGTCTTGAACAACTTTTGTGAGTACAGTTTTCCTATCGAGCAAAAATGTTACCGTTCTTTTCTATTTCAGTTTAGTCTCTTTCTGTGTGTGAACATATTTGCTCTGTTTAGACTGTTAAATCAATGGGGATTCGAGCCTGCTTTTTTCTGTCATGTAAGGTGATGACAAATTCTCTTTATTGTGATGGACTGAGGACAGAGAGAACAGTAACCACTGATTTAGTATGGAATTGTTggaaatcaataaatatttccACTGGCGCTATACATTGATGAAAATGAGAGTGTAAAAGTGTATTAGGGATATGGACTCAGaggaaaatcaaatttatattttatgcaTACAGGACATAGATGCAATCCTGACTCATTCATGCCATGTTGAAATGTCCCATAATTACACAACTGTTCTCAGGCCCAGATATAAATGGAGAAGGTCCCGGTATTGATGTTGACTGATGAGTATAGAACTATGGGAAAATGAGTGGGTTAGTTGAAGGGATCTGTTCAACAGTGAAAACATCCGTCTATTAAGTAATGAGACCGGGCAGGGATTCTAAGGAAAGAGGAAAGTTTagcaatattgtttttatgagGAAAATCTCATGAACCGTGTTTAAAACATACACACAACACACATGGCCCTACGAAGAGTGGGATGTTGTTCAAGACACCATTGACGTGCCTCAAAATGATTTTGAGGGAAAAAGAAGTATCAATTTAATGCAGTTGACCTGGGAGATATGCTTTTCCAAGGAGGGGGGTAAAAGGGAAAACTGGTATTGATGAATCTAAGGGATTGTCATTGAAGAAACAATTTTGACAATGATCGATTGTTGACTTAACACACccatcttttctctttccttttcttttttccattattCAAATGCATTTGATCGTCAAAACAATATCTGTCTCCATACAGGCTATAATTTTAAGCTTGTCTCACAAGCACTGGCATGCGGTTACTGCCGGTGGTTTAATAACTTGATTTGTACAGACTTTGTTCGCCACCCTCACCCCACCCCCATACACACTTGAGAATGGGATGGATGACTTTCCATTGTTAATCTGAAACTGTTATTTGATAATCTTAAGTCAGTTTCCCTCTTTTTATCATCACTATTGTACTATTTtgtaaatatatgttttgatttttactgGCAGGCACCATACCCGCAAAACTTATTTTACAGCTTGCAACAGCTTTTCGAAATGGTGGGTTGTGTGACAGGAGTGGTAAATTTTTCTACCAGGATCATCTGCATAAGAACAAAGTACCTGTATTAGCCATAGCAGGAGACCGAGATCTGATATGCCCACCAGTAGCTGTTGAAGGTGTGTAAACTACAGTAACTTGCTTAGATGTCTTCCATTCATGCCAatcgttttcttctttctcataaTGATTTGAATGCATTAGAAACTGTTAAGCTCATCCCTGAGCATTTGGCCACCTACAAAGTGTTTGGAGAACCTGGAGGTCCTCATTATGCACATTATGATTTGGTGGGAGGGAGACTGGTAAGTGGTTCATAACTGCAGCAATGCGTAACATCTTGTTTGATAGTTTCTTTTCAGTGCTATGTGTTGTAACATGCCTTTTAATCCGTACAGGCTGTGGAGCAAGTTTATCCTTGCATAATTGAATTTCTTAGCCGATATGACCTGACATGAGTATCCAGCAAATGAAACTTCATTACCCATGGCATTCGTTGCAGTAGCAGCAGACACTATTTTCCTGCAGGCTTGAAATACCCCTCTTGGATTTAAACACTGTCCAGCTTTAAGTCAAATGCCAAGCACACGTTCATATCTTTGGTGAAGCTTTCCAGCGGTGAAGATTGCCGGAGTTGGTAAGTTAAACACCGGGAAGAAATGAAGTTTATACGACTTTTGATCCTGTTTTATAATAGGGAAATTAAGGTCAGGAAAGATTCGGTTAAAAGTATGCTCATTTTTCTCCATTCATTCAATTTCGTGTAGTTCATGGTCAAATGATATAATGAAAAAGAATTCTTGTAGATCAAGTTCAGCTGGGATGACGAGATATCTTATTATTTACCGAGACATCAGACATGCATTTCTTTCGTTTCCTCCTTGTCCTGTAACAAAACcgatattattttgttttattttcgctttttttttcaatttttttcgaATATTGGAAAATTGAAACGTGTTTCAGGCAAATAAAGAGGGCCTCAAACTCAATGCTTGGAAGCTATTCAGTTGGATTTTgcgtttaaatgttttttaaaaaaattaattttttattattttatttcaaattattattttataattttaaatcttgatattaaaaataaaataaaaaataaaaaataaaaaatattattttaatatatttctaaataaaaaacaatttaaaaaacaactactacaatattaattataatattaaatatgcaTATCATGTTTCAGAAATGATGCTTATCATGTTCCAGAAATGATGCTTTTCATGTTCCAGAAATGAATTGCAAGCAGATTGATTTctttataatattcttttacCAGTCAACTTTTATGGAACTTAAGAACGAAGCTCGAGTGATCTGCTCAAATCTTGGTTCAAGAATAATTCTCAatatctgttttttcttttttcaaatcaagttcTCGTGTTAATTTTCTAGGGTTCTACATATGATTTATAGATTTTTGAACACATCATCagaaaatttttttgttcaaagaaattaaatgccagattaattaaaaagaacagcgcattttatttcatttcttcgTGGCTGGTTTCTTTTCACTTGTGTGAAGCTGAAATTTTTCCTTGTCTTACACACACAAGTGTGTGAAAATTGTGCCTAGCGGGtccttataaaatatttggattTGAAATAACATTATcgttttgttttaagaaattaaatctcagattaaaaagaacaaagcattttatttcatttcttcgtttttgtgttaatttacGCATGTATACACCGACAATCACTTGACTTCTAGGATAATTATATTAACCTCTGAatggaattgaaagaaaaaattatccaacgatttgattgaaagcaaaaataaaataaaataaagatatcaaTTCTAAATGTTCCTTTTGTTTGATGGTAAAGATCATTATCATTAGAATTATGAGTTGATTCGTATAGTTTTACGAGTTgacatatatttaatatataaattaaaattaaaaaattaaaatctaagtaAAATCAGATTTGATTTGTACAATATAGGTAAACtcaattaaattcatgattttgcaTCGGAGTTTACGAGATTATAAAAATTTCATGAGTAGCAGCTTGAATCTTTTCGTTCGTGCAGATTAGGTGCTCTTCCAAATCCTTCGCTTGATCACCAAGATCAACAACATCTTTACCTGCTTCTAAATAAGAAGAACTTACTCTTCTTGTTCCCTCATTCCTTGGATTCTGGATAGTTCCATCTTCTATGAGAGACATGgatttcttgatttgaaaagtaaccagAAATTGGATCCAGAAGTCTTTAAAGCCTCTAAGGGGTTGACATATGGTCTCATTGTAACCCCTCAGTTTCTGCCTTTGCAAGAGTAGGGTTCTTACAAGGAAGGTATCGGCGGCATCTTCTGCAGAGTAAAATGCATGTAGAAGCCTCTTTGCCTGCTCTTTGTTTCTTGAAACTTTTAAAGATTGGTGAAGTAAATTGAGATTGTTAGTTGCTTCCTGAACTTGATTTCTCAAGTTGGGATTGGTAACAGTTGCTTCTCCATCTAGAAGAAGAGCTTGGAATTTCTGAATCAAAAGCAAAGCTACCCATTCAGCATTCATGGACGAATCTCTTGAAGAAAGTGAAAATAAGTTAGTACTACATAGTGATATGGATTTCTTGAGGATACGGTGAAAGTAAATCAATTTcaacgctctctctctctctctctctctctaatggGACCATTATTTTTGTGGGTCCAAAtgctaataaattaaaatagtgaTGAAACTTGAAACTTAATATTTTGCACGATTTTAGTGCCAAAAGTATATGGATTTCTTTTaggattgttaatttttattcagtgaaaattttaaattatttaaattatatatgaatttttatttaaattatatattttaaagtgtttgaatttttatattgtttattttacttttgttttaattgtattatattGTTGTTTCCTACTTAAGagttgttaatatataattaattgaaaaaatttacaatttaatttttataattcaagtttacattattatttttgtatattgcgtaaaaaatatattttaacaaccATCTTAATTGTTGTCGGACCACTTAGCATTGGAACTAATTTCTATATTCAggtgaatatttttcttttttttggttccaAGACTAATTGTGGTTTGACCAAAAAGTTGGAAGACCCAACAAGACTAGTGCATTCAGATTCCTGATTTATGAACCGTGAGCATCCTTCTCGTCAACTTAAACATGGCTCATTTACAGTCCTGAGTAGGAATCAGACCTCAAATTTTGCTAATAGGAAGAGGAATTAATAATCAAGATCCTTTGTATTCCGAAGAACAAAGTGGTTATGGGATCCTTCTAATTCAACGACAATCCCTTTTTTCCAGTCTAGTTAAGAAGAATCCTATGCTGGCAAGCAGGTTTCATCCACACAGCGATGTTCTGCAAGGGCAAGGCAGAGTGGGATCATGGGTGACGATGGGATCGCTGCCCCCCCTAAAGAGTGGTTGTACTGTCATCTGAGAGAGACTgcccaactaaaaaaaattaaaagcaagaaCGGAAACTCAAGCCAAAACTACATCTCTACAGGATTATTTTTTCCCTGAACACGAGACGCTACTTTTCTTTCCATACAGGCACGGGAAAAATAATGAAGTGACGATTTCCATTATTGCAACCACTACTCCTGGAACAATGTGCACAAAGGCATTGTATGCTGATAGCTGTCGAAAACTCAAAATATTGCTTATTAACAGtacattttccattttttttaagaaagttgtaataaatttaagagaaagaaaCACACGACATAATTTCATATTTGTGTGTTGGACCCAGCAGTTCAATCCTGAGCATTCACTGACTGGTTGCTCACCGTTGGATTTCCAACCTGAAAAGCAGAACCCTTGTTGTAATGTCGGGTTGCAGAATCCAAACCAACTTTTGTTACAATCACAAAGGCCATcccttgtttttctattttttagcaACTTCCTTGTGTACTTGCATGTTGGTAGTATCAGAGTAACACAAGAAGATAAGCACCACTCAATGATTAATAATGGGAGAAAACTTGCTTGTCTACTTGGCTGGAGCCCCGTTCTTCTTTCAATTGTCATTGAAGAATTCAATGTATAAATGGGTTCTCCTACCTGGTGCAAATCAACACAATTTTAAGTTTTGACTACCAGCATTCATTCCACTCATTAATCCTGCAATATTAAGCCGATGGATTCTAATGCATCAGGCTTCCTTCTAAACCCTCCAGCTCTTCACTCTACTTACTATCAGCCTAGGGAAGATGATGGTATTATTGATCTGGGTCTCAGTCTCAGAACTTTGAAGCCTGAGGCTTATCATCCATCTGGACATCGTATGCCCCTTGttcctttctttaatttttgtttaactttTGCAGCAGTCACCAGGTAAAAGAACTCTTTCATGAAGTTAGCGTGACAGTGACATGCTTTGCTTTACAAGTAGCATTTGTGGAGAAAGGATGTTGACAAATTCATGAAATAATCGACGAAACACCATGGAATTGATGAAAATTCTGCGCTAGCACAAATCTTGCTGTgaacacaaaaattattttatagcagAAAGAGCTATTCATTACTATGGACACCCTTTTTGATAGAATCAGTCATACTAAATGATTCTGGATAGTTATGCCTCCACTTCATAGTGACAAGATCTGATTAGCAATTGTTGTAGTTTGTCAATTATAAATTGGGATGATGTAGAACGCCTCTGCTTATCTAaatgaatttcattttcattgaagCTTGAGCCTCAAAAGGCAGAACATTTTCTCTGCTGTTTTTGATAGCTACAATCTGAATTTTCTAACTGGAGTTTCTTGTACATATATCAGTGGTAGGCCTGGAGGGATATGGTGACCTGATGGACTGGCCTCGGGCAAACTCACCACTAAAACACTCCACTTCAAGCTACATTAGATTTACCCCACAAGATTGTGACGAGGAGGCAGAGGGAGTTCAGAGCAAAGACAGGTGGGCTTATGTGAAGGTAAACATGGATGGGGTGATTGTTGGTAGGAAAATATGCATGCTAGATCATGGTGGTTA includes:
- the LOC7459819 gene encoding auxin-responsive protein IAA32, coding for MDSNASGFLLNPPALHSTYYQPREDDGIIDLGLSLRTLKPEAYHPSGHLVGLEGYGDLMDWPRANSPLKHSTSSYIRFTPQDCDEEAEGVQSKDRWAYVKVNMDGVIVGRKICMLDHGGYSSLALQLEDMFGRQSASGLRLFQAGSEFCLFYKDREENWRTVGDVPWKEFVESVKRLRIARKSEPLLPYSPAFS